Below is a genomic region from Trichoderma asperellum chromosome 2, complete sequence.
GTAGCTCACGATCCGTACTCCGGGTCGGGTCCGAATCACGATCCCGGAAGAGGTCCGGAACTGGTGGCTCGGGCAGATCGTCCACAGCAGCCATGGAcgtgcatatatatatataaactgaataaattaataatcaACACGCATAATAATTGCTATATTTGTTCTTGTCTTTAAGGCGCTCCTCTTCCACTTTTCCACTCTTCcaatagaagaaaaatgctCACACATACCTTGCAAACAACGATAGCCGCCATACCATGGCGACAGCATTCACTGCAAGCTCCTTGTCCATCTCGCCCATATCGAATTGGAGACATAATACTCGACCATATCCAGGCCAAATAACAACAAGGTCATCATACACTGCCGTTGCGATGGGGCGGTACTCTGGAGGAAGCCATAGCACCCGATCCTGCCCATGGAGAATCCACGCTTTGTCTCGACTCCTATCAAATCTGGATAACTTCAATCTGTAGTTTGGATCTTGGCTCTGTCTATTCAATGATTCAAGCATCAAAATTTTCAAATTAAATTGGTATTACGCAGTATTTAATCCATGTCCTGTGTCATAAATGTTGTCGAGGAGTTCAACAAGCGTGCCCGTATTTATCTCGTAGATGAGGATGATACCATCGTACAGCATCGCTCCAAGTCGGGTACTATCTAGCGAAAGCACCAAAATTCCCTCATATGCCCTGAATTgtgagatggagatgcatTGCAGATGCGTATTTGTGGCCAAATTCCAAATCCGAATGCTCTCTTCAAGACCTAATTCAGCCGCTAAAAGATCACTATTTGATGAAATTGCGAGTGATAAAGGGGATTGATCGTCGTCGATATCATCTTCCTGTAGGCATAAAATATGTATAGATAGCTTAATGTTGTCAAATCCCAGATCTGAACTTTTTAAGATGATCCAGAGGCCAAATGCTTGCCGTTGGGTGAATAGGCTACCTTGTAAGCTGCTTGTTCGTCACTCACGAATGTATGTAAACACGCACCTGACTCCAGATCCCAGAGCTTTCCTGTCGCATCTTCTGACCAAGACACTAAGTGTTCCCCGTCTGGCGAAAACGCCAAAGCTCTAACTGGTTCTTTATGACCTTCGAAGGGTTGGAAGTAAGCGATCCACTCATCCAACATCTCCGACTTTGTAGTAACCCACTTTGGCCCTTCAGTCTCCTCGTACATTTGCCTTACAATGCTGGAGACTgggcttaaaaaaaagtgtagAGCTGTAGACTTGCAGAGGTGCCAGCTCTATTCCAGCcgtgagagagaaaacaaagcgGTATAGGTCTTCAACAAAGTCACAAATTATACCTCCGCCATTTTTAACCTGGAAATTAACGAATCTCAAGTCTAAGTTGTGGAGGAAGGAGGAACACTTACTAGTTCCTTTACAATGCTAACAGTCCTTATAGCATCTGTCATTCTCTCCATTAAGCTAAGAGCTTCTAACCAATTCAATAATTTCCAAAGATCTGCAGAGAACTGCATAATGCTGGCTCCCAGGCTCAAAGGCGAGCTTTTTGTCTTTAAGCAAGAAATCCTGTAGACTGATGAACAAACAGCATCACAACTTTTCTCAGAACCAAGAAAGATCCACACGCGACAACCAGTTCCTCAAGATCTTTGTCATTGAGATTATTCGGAATATCCAAGATAGATGCCAGTTCTTCTAAGGAGATGGGCCAGTAAACAATAGCAACCAGGCCAAGAATCATTTCGCAAATATCAGGGTCTTCTGATTCGCGAATCTGATTCATCATCCTGTCGTAAAAGGGCCCAAGTTAAGGAGGGAATTCGGCAAAATTCTTCAACACGTGTCGCTTGCGCACTGCCAACTTCATTAATTCTCTACCTACTAAAGCCACCCACAAAAACGTCCCTCTCGCATTCTCAGCCAAATAGTCTCAAACTATTCATACTGTCCCTTCGTCTAGCCGTGTACGCTCCGCCAAGTGCATCGTTTTATAATCGATATAGAATTGAACGGCTTCAGAGACTGAATCTTCGTTTAGTTCAAGGGATAATCGGACCTTTTGTGAGATTGTGCTGAATTGCACCCCGACCTCTGTCCAGTTTCGACTTGACACAGTcctaaatacatgtatacacgCCAATTCGTCATTacaatatacatgtactctttTCACGgagctacatgtacttacacCTGTGTGAAATATTCGCCCAGCCAAAATACTACACATCTAGTACCTACTAAACACTCGTTGCTAGCACTCTAATCTTCCTTCACCTAATCTAGCTTTATCTGCGAGCAAATGCATGGTCTAAAGCATCGCATGTACTCGGGGGACCTGCAGAGGGATTACCCACCCCGCGTGTTTCTGCAGCAGTCGACCCAATTCCTTAACGTGCTGGTGAATTCGGGCTCTACACAGGCTGTGGATTAATTAGCCTACCCTGGAACTGTCATCTGAACTATATATGTGTAGTTACATGAGAATTAAGAGATATTatacaataaaaaaaggccagTAATAGAAGTCGGTCTTATTTCTGGATAGTAATAGCTATtgtaattaatatttataaggatAATGGGTTGTATGGAACCCGGGagtctccttttcttctattgACCTTGCATACTTTAATTTGCTCATTTCCAAGTTTTAGCACGGTTTATTTTGTAAATGGTATCTAGGCTATAGATAGCTGTAGCCTTTATGGTGATTAAATCGGCCTCAGTCTAACACGTGATCCGCTACCCCAGGTGCTCAACGCCTGGTACATCTTCCGTAGTATAGTGGTCAGTATGCAAGCTTGTCACGCTTGAGACCCGGGTTCAATTCCCGGCGGGAGAGATCCGCCACACCTCTTCAGAGGTGGTTCCTTTTTTGCTGatttttttatccttttttttttctctcctcttcttgtcttagtagattttaattaagttaagaTATTTACTGTATGCAGCTCGTCGAAGTACTTGTTGGCAGTTTAATCCTGCCTGATGCAGAGGGTAGATTCTTAAGCTTTCTGTTGCATTATTTTAAACAAGAATTCCAGCCTATGACGTTAGTTATAAAAGTGGATCCAGACTGCTCTCGTAGCTCAGTTGGTTAGAGCTTCGTACTAATACTTCAGCTTTAGCTGAAATCTTGGTGATGCGGAGGCCGCAGGTTCAAGCCCTGCCGAGAGCAAGCATACTCTTTTTGTTGGGCGTAGCTTTCTTtacttctatttttttttttttttttgtttttccctcccttttcttttttttacataGTGGGACGAATCTAGGCTGATTATACATTTCTGGcaagacaagaaagataTTCAATACTCCGTGTAAATAAAGTGCCTAGAAAAACGGAAGATGTGTTCCGGATGGTGCTGTTTGTTAACTTGCATGGCTAACCCTTAGTGTAATAGCCAGCTTCCTTCTGCATACGACCTGGCAAACTCCGATGCTAGGTCGATGAGATAAGACGAGATGGgccttatagaaaatattttCACGGTGGATCAGCTTCATCTGTTTGCTACAGGGCAGAATTGCCTTGTCAATACCAGGGAACGAAGCAGGGCAGCGTCCCTCCCTCTGTTAGTGATGTCGGACTTGTTTGTGCCCCGCCTGCGTATTGGTAGCTTGTCCCATTCACGCAAGATTTCGCGTGCTGGCAGCGGCTGTTGGAAACGCGTAAAACAAACAGGGTGATTTGTTCCGACGATCTCATGAGCCGGTCATCGATCAAGCGCGAGTGACACGGAAGCGAGAGCGCAATTTTAAAAAACCAAGGCCGCCAACCTACTTCCTTGTCGGACGGGTACGGGAGAGACCCGCCTGGATTTTCAAGTAATTTAACCGTAACGCAAGACTCACACTAATAAACCTTTTGGCCGCCTCTCATAGGGTGGTGGAGTTGAAGGGCACTTTTACTTGCAGCTTATCGGAGGGCGTCTTTGCGTGTTGGTTGGATTTATTGAAATTTTAAAGGACATTTGCAAGACAGACAATACCACCCTGCCTgatttaaatatagaacACAGACTACATGCGCAGGCTGTGAGTACGATTGCCATTTTAATATGTATCGAAGCTCCGCAGAGCCGCCATTTACAAGTATGTATTATGGTGCAGCTCTGGATGACGAGCTACGTTCAATGCATTTTAGTGCTA
It encodes:
- a CDS encoding uncharacterized protein (EggNog:ENOG41), producing MYEETEGPKWVTTKSEMLDEWIAYFQPFEGHKEPVRALAFSPDGEHLVSWSEDATGKLWDLESAFGLWIILKSSDLGFDNIKLSIHILCLQEDDIDDDQSPLSLAISSNSDLLAAELGLEESIRIWNLATNTHLQCISISQFRAYEGILVLSLDSTRLGAMLYDGIILIYEINTGTLVELLDNIYDTGHGLNTA